The Desulfobacterales bacterium nucleotide sequence CGATGAATACAAAGCCATGATCCAGACAGCCTCGATGGCTACCACGCTCTGGAGCTGGACGCAGGATATCGTGCTGGGCATCCAAACGCTTGACGAATGGGAGAAACAAGGCAAGAAGCTGACACGGGTTTCCGACGAAGCCCAGAGAGAGTTTCGGAAACAGGCCTGGGCTTATATCGATGCCGATGTAAAGAAGAAAAATAATGCCCTTTACGCTAAAACATGGAAGTCCGTACAGGACTTCTGGGTTCAGTTTTCTGACTATGAGTATTTTATGGTGCCGGTCCGAAAGTAATGTTGTTCTGCTGAAGGCAGCGCCGGGGAGTCCCGGCGTTGCCCTTTGTCCGAAGGTTTCTGTTCGGCTGCGCTGACCGGGCGGAACGGTTGCGAGGGTTCCGGCGTGCCCCTGAGAAGGGGCGCTATCCAGGAGATGAGAAACTTAAGGGATGTGATTATGAAAAACATTATCACGATGATGAAAATCATCAATAGCGTCAATGAGAAAATCGCCCGATATGCCTCTTTTCTTGTTTTTCTGTTGATTCTGACCCTGACCTATGAGGTCGTGGCACGCTACGGTTTCAATGCGCCGACTCAGTGGAGCTTTGATCTGACCTATTTTCTGTGCAGTATGACCATGATCTTCGGAATGGCCACTACCTGGCAGTCCGGCGGACATGTCAGCGTTGATCTGATTTCCGCAAATCTCCCGCGCAGGAAGCAGGCCTTTCTGAATGTATTCTTTTTGCTGACGCTGTTTTTTTTGTGCTGGATCAATATCATTTGGATGCTGACGCCTCATCTGCTGAATTCATGGAAGATACAGGAACGATCCATGACCGGCTTCATGCCCCCGATCTACCCTTACAAGACATGGATTTATATCGGCATTGCCATGTTGATC carries:
- a CDS encoding TRAP transporter small permease subunit, producing MKNIITMMKIINSVNEKIARYASFLVFLLILTLTYEVVARYGFNAPTQWSFDLTYFLCSMTMIFGMATTWQSGGHVSVDLISANLPRRKQAFLNVFFLLTLFFLCWINIIWMLTPHLLNSWKIQERSMTGFMPPIYPYKTWIYIGIAMLILQGIEVFIKELYMLIKGKELELS